The Engraulis encrasicolus isolate BLACKSEA-1 chromosome 22, IST_EnEncr_1.0, whole genome shotgun sequence sequence GTCTCAAAggttgtaggcctattggcttTCACCAAGCACCAAGTGTTTGTTCTTTCAGGATTCtaaaacacacagtcacatcatAATCACCTTTAACAATTAAGTAATGTAAGCAATACCATATTAAATAATTGACATTGTGTTTTTCAGAGCATGAGTCTTCAAATCTGGGACCCATAATAGGAATAGCCTTGTCATCATTTTTTCCATCATGCCTGGCACCACTGATAGTTACAGGTCTTATTCTCTTGTTGAGAAAGAGGGGTCCACCAAGCTCAGTCAATGAGTCCCTGAACCAGTCTTCTGATGGTGATTCCCCTACAGTTGTGCGTTTACTGGACCTCACAGCAGAAAATGTGCTGCCAGAGCCACACCCAAACTCATGAAGACAAAACTTGTTGCGTTTTAGACCCTCTAGTGGCTGTTCTGGAAATTGTTTGAGCTGAAAGAGGGACATTATGAATACACAACCtacatttaataaaaaaatataattgaACAGTAATATTGGTCAGACATCTCATCTATAAAAGTGCAGGCCTAAATGGAGACATATGTCAACATTTTTAGGATGTCACAAGAAATACATTCAACTAATTCTTAAAATCAGAAACAATATTAAGAAATCGCAATAATTTTTGTTCAGTTTACTTAAGTAGCAAAACTATTGTCTGACATTGCTCTTGTGAATTCCTTCCACTTCGGTCTTTTGTAtccttctctattttttttattattgagcGAAATGTAATTCCAGTACAAAGAAACCTTTCAATTTTGACAAAGGTCAATGCGTCTTCAAGGGAAACAAATCTTTTGGGGCATCAACATGTTATTTTGGACTATATACAAACATGACAGCAGACAAAATGGAAAAGAAGTTTTaagaaaggtgcactgtgtaggatggtggccagagtaggtattgcaatgttGTCTCAttgaactgtgctgtctactgccaatttgatcttttcaggaatgtttacaaaataataaactaataataataaactaatgtccatttctggaaattcaaaatggcagacaatggagaagtttcccattcataatgaaaattagaatttgatgaaggtaacatttgtgaatggccagcatgaattgTGGGAATAAactcaaaaatattacacagtgcacttttgtgAATAGAATTATTTCAGATGTTAAGCCGTTTTTTCACTGTCGTAAGACTAACAGAACTTGTTGAGTTTGATCCTTTGAATCTTACATCTCAACTTGAAATAACCTTCATGACTGTATTAATCATGACTAGAGATGCAAATTATCGACTAATTCATTTATTGTTGGTTCCTTGACCTTATCGATCAACtttaattgataagtggcgttttcctccgaaatctcaatgtttcccaGAGAAAAACAATTTGATCTAAATATttgaattaaaaattgagataaaatactacatttacaatatttctatttaaattctttaatccaaaggtgatttaatattcccactattcacacccctcttcacacacactcttcacatgcccatttcacctgggtctcttgtcagttgcattggcgattaattgtgatgaatgttttttaatcgattaatgcattaatcgattaatgtCGATTCATCGATTAATCTCTTGCATCCCTAATCATGACTGATAGTGAACTGGATCACAAATGTATTAATGCATTGGTGCAGCTTTGAATTTAGCCACTATTTATCAAATTTGTCTTAAGAGAAGCATTTAGAAACCACAACATGAACAAGAATATACAAATGTCAAACATGTCagacaaataaaaaaaagctcAGGTGTGTATGACCTCagatgtaaatgacctgtatGTCACTTATATTATTTGATCATAGTTTTactccatacgtgtgtgtgtgtgtgtgtgtgtgtgtgtgtgtgtgtgtgtgtgtgtgtgtgtgtgtgtgtgtgtgtgtgtgtgtgtgtgtgtgtgtgtgtgtgtgtgtgtgtgtgtgtgtgtgtgtcagggcttgacattaactttttcacccactggccactgtggctagtggttttcccgagtcactagccattcaggtattctagtagccactgattttctatcgtttttttttttattagcatgatacgtgtacgtctaacctcagaagatgaggtgctaaagcaagatgagtgtatacctTTCGACATGGAagcatatcaagcaaatagaaattgaattactgagctttttcttgaacttaaatacaaacaattgatatatATTGGGCAAACAGCAGCATAAATGCTATGATACGTATGttaccaaggaataaactgccagccaaattggctagtgacactaaaagttttactagccacagccaagttttaccagcatttggcaggtgccagtgtcaacccctggtgtgtgtgtgtgtgtgtgtgtgtgtgtgtgtgtgtgttttgataacGAGTTTGTTGTTGGTTATTGGTGCAGGCTAGTTTTTGAACATGTCACATAGCAGTTTCTCCATGGGCGTGTTCCCAATGGTGCGGTGGAAAAACAGCAGCTCAATTCGCTCAGAGCTCACTAACCGCAGAgatggcagcagcaacagcagcctcCCAAacctgcacagacagacagagtgcatTGTTGTGAAAAagaccagagacagagacagacagacagtcagacaaaccGAGACGCAAGCGGCACAGAGAGACCATATGAaagttctgtgtgcatgtgcatgtgtgtgggtgtgagagagcgttacgtgtgctcctgtgtgcagtgtgtgtatgtgtgtgtttgataggtGATGTGTAGGTAAGTTAATGGTGCATGTGGGTAGGTTCATGAAGGCATACCTGGCAGGTTGACCAGGGTAATGGGCCCTGATGTGCTGGCCAAGCATCACCTGAGACTGGTCCTGCAGGTTCTCCACCTGGTCAGGATCCTTCAGACCTCTGGCCTCTGCAACACACAGTAATCAACACACAACGGACAAGAGGAAGGTAGAATTAAACTCATTGTTTCTGGGTCATTTATTCAGAGTGCTGTAGGTGAACTGATCCTCACTTTTCCAATCATCATATCTGCAAGACATACTGGTATACAGTACAATATGACCCTGTGAAAAAGCAATAAGCTCACTTTCAGAATTGGTTCTTTAACCCAtgtaagcctaaggcacctgcaaaaaaacacccgctgaatgcctaagcccttttgggaaaaggtgccctcagacTATAACAACCTAACTATCTCAGCCTCAGaaggacataaaaacatgaactAATTTGTATCTAAAAGCTAGGACCTCATCTTGTAGAGTGTGTTTATTCAGCCCTAACACAAGCACATTTTTAATTACAAAcggaaatctcaagagcctgaatgcagggTTCATGCAGCTTTAGGCGCCTGGGTTTATACTGTGTATGCGCAGCTTCGgacttaaatgggttaaagtaaTACTATATGCATAGAGTCTACATTTCCATTTCAAGTCATGTTTACTAATTACTGCAATTCAACTGTTATAACTGTTATGCAGTAATTTAAGGCTGCATGCTTCTatcattttcccatacaatagaCTCTTTGTAGGACTGCATTTCCTGGTTGTTGTCAGATGTGCATAGTAGCTCTCAGCCAATTGAAATACATCTGTTGATCCCATCTGGGGCCTTCAAGTCTATTTCAGGTTTGTCAGACCAAGGCCCGTCAACATGCATCCTTACATGCAACCAAGGCCCTCACAGCATGCATTATAACACTATGTGCCAATGATGTGGAGTCTGACATGTCCCACCTGGCTTGAAGAGGACCACTGCCTTGAGGCAGGCCAGCTCAGTGGGGTCAGGGGTCAAGTTGCGGTAGCGGCTGAAGACCTCCTGCAGCAGCCGCACGTCCATGCCGGACAGCGGAGACTTGCAATGCATGCTGGGAGCCAGGTCGGGCAGTGAGAGCAGAGGGCAGCTCTCCAATGGCAGAGACCACTGGATGGCGCACAGCAGGAAGAGCTCACTCCAGGCCTCCTCAAGGAGAATCACCTGCATGTAGACAACATGCACAGTCAGACGaattagtcaagtcaagagtactttattgcATGCCGCAGTCATAGGTATTATGTTTATTATGTCTTCCTGTTGACTCAAGTCAATACACTGTAACatattgtagccagttaaacgtaaaaggtaagttgccctgctgccttaagtttgtaagttaactgaagCCTTatctcaactcgaggctttctcaaattGAGTTAACATACAAACAGCAGCAGGGCATTTTATGACTGACTGCAGTGTTTTACaatgttgttttcttttgtttcagacatgtaaaatttGTTGTTCCCTTAACCTGGAGCAAAAGAAAACTAGTGATTtcatttgaaaacaaatgttcatATTTCTGTGATTTACTAAAAATGTACTTTTTCTTATTTGTATTATAATACATTTATAAACTAGGAATTGTAGGTAACACTTTCTAACTTGCCATTCATAAGATGCTATAAATGCATGCATAACGCATTACAATGCATTCATAAGGCTTTATATCTAGGTCTCAATCTTTGTAACGTACACATAAATAACAATAGGGACTGAGATGAGAGTGAGAGGTGAGATGATTAACATGGTGTATATACCTGATCCCTGAAGGGCAGATTGGAGAAGACCGGCAGGTTCTTTGCCCACTTGACGGACATGAAGAGGAGGCGAGCGGAGGTCTCGTACACGTTCTCTGGGCCGCTGGATGGATAGAGGGACACATGGTACTCCGCAGCAGACCTCTCTGGCTCGTTACTGGTCACGTCAACATTCTCGTCAACTGCAAGGTAATTATTCACCTGTTAGTCTTTCTCTAAACAATGCGCAAATTAAAGGATGTGCTCGACTGTATACAAACACGAGTGGCAGACAACATCTATTGGTCTGTCTTCTTATTATATAAAGGTATGATTTCAACAGTGCATTCATTATGGGCAAATTGTATGAAATTGGTTATAATGCAATTATCATTCAAATAATTATCCATCTATTTACTGTGTCTCTCACCATCCTCGGGCTCCAACTTGGCGCAGGTCTCTGCGGTCATGAGGCTGGCCATGAAGCGGTGGTTGTTCTGGGGCTGTCCGCCGGGgtcaccccctcccccaacaccaccaccagcaccacgcTGCTGCATCTGCATCTGGGCCGAGGAGCTCACTGCGGAGGTGATCATTGGCCGGGCCACAAGAGCGCAGGCggctgcagaggaggaggagtgggatgaggagtgggacgaggaagaggatgagtgggagtgggagtgggaggaggaggagcaggaggtgggctCTCGGGTGGTGGCCAGGTGCTCCTTCTCTGGGTCGATGTCCAGCGCGTCCAGACGCACCTGGGCCGTGCTGCGCGGCTGACGCTCGTTCTGCACCGCTGTTTAGGGTGAGGACGGAGGAGGAGCGGGGGATAAACAGGTAGACGAGGGAGACATACTCAgggttgtctttgttgtcaaagagaggtggagaagtaATTGTATGTGCACCAGCTCCCACCAACCAACCGCTAAGTTTATTCTCACTCCCTGAAACATTTCACTCCTAAACATTGAACGTAAAAAGTGATCCCAAGAATGAAAGTACGTAGGTGTATAGAAGAAATATAGTAAAAGAGGaagtagacatacagtatgtttacagCAAGACAGCAGAGGAGATTACAGTAAGTAGTAGTTTAGAATTTGTAGGGGAATTTTATTATGTGACATAAAGTATACAGTATCCTAAATACTATCCTAAATACTATTACATAATCCTAAATACTATTACAGTATCCTAAATACTATTACATAATCCTAAATACTATTACAGTATCCTAAATACTATTACATAAGTACCATTACATTGTATAACATACAATGTAAGTCCACTGTCATCTGTCAACTGTCACCTCATCTTCTCTAGTGGAAACGTTTTGCCCACTGGCGACTGACTTACCATCCTTGTTCATGCCAGCTTGGAGACACTTCTTCAGGCGGCAGGCCTGGCACTGGTTCCTGTGGGCTTTGTCAACCGGGCACATCCCAGTACCTGCCTGGCATCTGTCCGATCATGCATAAGAAATCATAAACCATGGGGTAAGCACATGACcttgaaatgtactgtatgtcagctaAATTTTGTATGTACAGATCAGTTGAACTTAAAAATTGTGTCAGCTCATATTGCAGTAATTCAAATGTTAGAATGTAGAATAGAATGTCATTTTTCAATTCaatagggtgtttgtgtgtgtttgtgtgtgtatgtgtgtgtatgtgtgcgcgcacgtgcgtgcgtgggtgcctgcatgcatgtgtgcatgcgtagtaagtgtgtgtgtccatgcgtgtgtgtgtgtgtgtgtgtgtgtgtgtgtgtgtgtgtgtgtgtgtgtgtgtgtgtgtgtgtgtgtgtgtgtgtatgtgtgtgtgtgtgctcctgtaccTGTATATTAGCCTTCTCCTAACACTGCGCTTGAAGAAGCCACTACAGCCGTTGCATGCGTAGATGCCGTAGTGTTTCCCACTGCTGGTGTCcccacacactttacacaccaGGGTCGGGCTCAGAGCTTTGCCTGGTGCTGGGCTCCTGGCTTGGAAGGACCATGGAGAGATTTGAAAAAGTCAGTTACTGCGTTAAAACATGGCGCCTTTTATTAGCTTGTTTTGACTAGAATAGCATTGGCCAAATTGAAATGTAGTAgcttaatgcacaccgttccaccagtggaatgctgtagtcactgaaaaaaactgaaccaccatagtactgcaccactatgacagtagtacagggcctttagtaatacattaccatgtggtcattggcattctgttaacacctcatttataacaggggtcatgTCTTACCGGGTtgaggctctgtgtaatgtcatgtagtaTTGAGTCTTTCCAATAGCAGAGTGTTCCACTGGCCCATTACAAAGCTACATGAAGTGCCATACATTTCGTACATCATATTCATGTTTGTTACAGGTGGCTTCGGTGAATGAGTGCGCCAGCAGGTGTATCAGTGCATGTGTAGCGGGTGGAATTGCATTCCATCACCCATCTCCCGAAATTTGCATTGATTGGAGGAGCGGGGTTTGCTTGATTACGGGGCGGACTCCAACTTCCCATAATTAGACTGCAGTGAGACACGGAAGCCCTTTCGCTTCCTTCCGTTCCACCACTGACCGGGGGTTGTGTTGTTGATGTCGGGGAGGACACTCTAGCTGGTGCTTCTCGCTGTAAGCGAGTGCGTTGACTTGTACAGGTAAGGAGCATTCTTTTCGCTATAGGGCCTTGCATTCGGGGAGGGTTCTTCGATTTGCCTCTAATGTGCGCTCTCCTGTCGTGCAGTCTCTCTCCTGCGGTAATTGCTCGTGGCTCGGCTTGTGGCTGGAGCACTGAAGTCCTCCGAGTAGTGCGCGAAGCGTGTGCAAGGTAGGATAAGTGATCTTTTTATTACGCTGACAGTAGGCCGCTTTGTTACCTGTAAATATGGGTCAAACTCTGTCTTAATTATTTTTAGCTTCTGCTACGGAGATCTTTGCGCCATCACGATTCAGATTGAGGCTACGTGCGCAGTATAACCACTCGGTATGTAGCCTATACATGATGCTGGTAATCCCTATTGTTAAAATTGCTGTATCCGTCGGCCTAATTGTTATACCCCATGTTTACAGGGCGGGGAGTGACCAGCAACTAGGGTGACTCCGCGGCATCACAGGCTGCTGCTCTGTTTGGGAACATAGTCCCCTTTTGGGTTGCTGCTTTCCACTGGCGCGACAGGTCGTGGGCTACTGTGGTCGGGTTCTATCGACGCAGCGCAGACCCCCAGCACTGCGCACTCTCACCTGCTGACTACCTTCACTCGCGGCAACACCGCTGACCGCATAGGCTATTTTGTGTTTaagttttgatttgatttattttgtggttGCATAGGTGGCAATGTGCAACACccctattttgtttgtttttgtggacGGGGGGTATTCGTGAGAGGCATACCCCTCACATGTTTCTGCTGTGTTATTTCTGTTGTCTTACCAAATTCAACTGAAGACATTCTGTTTTATTcggtttttgtttctttttttgttttctattaGTTGGGTTGATTAATTTTGTTGGACCTGACCTGACTGGGTCTTCTGAGGTCTGTTGCCTCAGATTGCAGCAGTCTAACTGCATTGGGGGGACTGGCTTCTCCAGTCCCAgtgggtctctgtctgtctgtctgtgtgtgtgtggtgtgtgcgtgtgtgtggtgtgtctctgtgtgtgtgtgagcgtgtgtgttcagtggtgGTTACTTAACATTGGTCTACTTTATCCTTTCAACCAGGGTGGCTGCACTCCTTCGGCGCAGTGTCTCCTCGAGCAGCATTGACATAGCAAAGTTAAGTAGAGTGGAATGCATTAGTCTGTACTAAAATTGACATAGCCTATACACTGTACTCGATCCTGTGTCTCaagccccttttctctcttctataTTTTGGACAGGTGTGGTTGGAGCGAGGCAACCGGCAGGCAGACCTTGGTGGTGGACCCCTCTTCACTTTCTTTGCTGTGCCGCACGACGGGTGTTTATcttattatttttgtgtgttttgtgttttttttattattccttcacGAGTGGTGTATATTCTGGGActtcctcttctctcgctctacTGCCCGGTAAGCCTATGCCCCACCCCCAGTTAGTTTCATAACATTTGCACAGGCTTCTCTAGTGTGGCTATTAGGTTAGCATATTAGTGGAGTTGCAGCCGCCCTGAGTAGTTCCTTACAATAGTAGTGGAGCAATtgaaattgttatttatttttattgtgctCAAGCAACTGTAACCCTTCCTGTTGAGGAGCGCCCTCACAGTTTGTAAAGTGGCTATCTGTGTTTGATGATTGAAAatataagaaaaagaaaagagtgaaTGAAAAATTGACCTGACAGAATTAATAAAAATTGGTCTTGTTTGAACCCATGTCTCCTCCTTGAAGTGTGCACGAACCTGGGGATCTGTGAATATCTGTTGGGTAACAGGGGGTTAGTGGGTGTCCCGAGGTGACCCCCCCTCGGGTGGCGTAGTCGCAATTAGTAAAATTTCCTGGCCAATACTACACATGGCAAGAGCAGGAGAGAGTGTGAGCAATGGTGTGCTTATTCATGTGTGCCACTGCttatgtgttgctgtgtgtatgcgtgtgtgtgtgtgtgtgtgtgtgtgtgtgtgtgtgtgtgtgtgtgtgtgtctgtgtctgtgtctgtgtctgtgggtcagagttgaaagaaaaatgaatgaatgcatgaatgcatgaatgaatgaatgaatgaatgaatgaatgaatgaatgaatgaatgaaagaaagaaagaaagagaaagactgtgtgtatTTGGCGTTGTggctgtttgcctgtgtgtgtcttgaatTGTTGTATTGTTTGAAAGGTCAGTGTGCCATCTGTGCTTGGTTGCTGATgtctgtgtaagtatgtgtg is a genomic window containing:
- the LOC134438266 gene encoding photoreceptor-specific nuclear receptor-like, coding for MDDRLPKLPLLSSSSSMSPGQSPSASGTDDSRGARSPAPGKALSPTLVCKVCGDTSSGKHYGIYACNGCSGFFKRSVRRRLIYRCQAGTGMCPVDKAHRNQCQACRLKKCLQAGMNKDAVQNERQPRSTAQVRLDALDIDPEKEHLATTREPTSCSSSSHSHSHSSSSSSHSSSHSSSSAAACALVARPMITSAVSSSAQMQMQQRGAGGGPQNNHRFMASLMTAETCAKLEPEDVDENVDVTSNEPERSAAEYHVSLYPSSGPENVYETSARLLFMSVKWAKNLPVFSNLPFRDQVILLEEAWSELFLLCAIQWSLPLESCPLLSLPDLAPSMHCKSPLSGMDVRLLQEVFSRYRNLTPDPTELACLKAVVLFKPEARGLKDPDQVENLQDQSQVMLGQHIRAHYPGQPARFGRLLLLLPSLRLVSSERIELLFFHRTIGNTPMEKLLCDMFKN